In one window of Rhodanobacter sp. FDAARGOS 1247 DNA:
- a CDS encoding OapA family protein encodes MAEEKQGARQNRKQAICRKAQRRHSNFYERCAHWSFNRSGEIEPIRWHRERLVLAGTALLITALSGFIMPAWASAMRPAPTPEVHALLPLALPKAVPSSITSPTVDDWQVVRVQPGQTLSDIFNARGLGMTDLQRVMDAAGSAKSALHSIRPGQEFDFLLGSDGSLKGFRFDQDQASRAIVRLDGAQPTLAIQQRDMDLREQVAHGVIRSSLYAAGDQAGMDAAMVGKLADLFKYDIDFVQDIRVGDSFTVIYDDIYRDGVRYGQGNIIAAEFINQDKRYTAYRFKKADGSYGWYSEDGRPIQKSFLRIPVDFTRISSKFTTARLHPILGRMRAHKGVDYAAPSGTPIHAAGDGVIKYHGWERGYGNFVVIQHDKTISTAYGHMSRFVKGQHVGERVRQGEVIGYVGMTGLATGPHLHYEFRVNGQQRNPQTVTLPKPEPLPAAQMARFKADVVKPQLARLTELDSRIRLARASTPANHDN; translated from the coding sequence ATGGCAGAAGAAAAGCAGGGGGCGCGGCAAAACCGCAAGCAGGCGATCTGCCGCAAGGCACAGCGCCGACACTCCAACTTTTACGAACGCTGTGCACATTGGTCGTTCAATCGCTCCGGCGAAATCGAACCGATCCGCTGGCATCGCGAACGCCTGGTGTTGGCCGGTACCGCCCTGCTGATTACCGCCCTGTCCGGCTTCATCATGCCCGCATGGGCCAGCGCCATGCGGCCGGCACCGACACCGGAAGTCCACGCCTTGCTTCCGCTCGCACTGCCCAAGGCGGTGCCGTCCAGCATCACCAGCCCGACCGTGGACGACTGGCAGGTAGTGCGGGTGCAGCCCGGCCAGACGCTCTCCGACATTTTCAACGCACGCGGCCTTGGCATGACGGACCTGCAACGCGTCATGGACGCTGCCGGTTCGGCGAAGTCCGCATTGCACAGCATCCGTCCGGGGCAGGAGTTCGACTTCCTGCTCGGCAGCGACGGCAGCCTGAAGGGTTTTCGTTTCGACCAGGACCAGGCCAGCCGCGCGATCGTTCGACTCGATGGCGCACAGCCGACGCTGGCGATCCAGCAGCGTGACATGGACCTGCGCGAACAGGTCGCCCATGGTGTCATCCGCAGCAGCCTGTATGCCGCCGGCGACCAGGCGGGCATGGACGCGGCGATGGTGGGCAAGCTTGCCGACCTGTTCAAGTACGACATCGACTTCGTGCAGGACATCCGCGTCGGCGACAGCTTCACGGTGATCTACGACGACATCTACCGCGATGGCGTGCGTTACGGCCAGGGCAACATCATCGCCGCCGAGTTCATCAACCAGGACAAGCGCTACACCGCGTACCGCTTCAAGAAGGCCGACGGCAGCTACGGCTGGTACAGCGAGGACGGCCGGCCGATCCAGAAGTCGTTCCTGCGCATCCCGGTCGACTTCACCCGGATCTCCTCGAAGTTCACCACGGCACGGCTGCACCCGATCCTCGGTCGCATGCGCGCGCACAAAGGCGTCGATTACGCCGCTCCAAGCGGCACGCCGATCCACGCAGCCGGCGATGGCGTCATCAAGTATCACGGCTGGGAGCGCGGCTACGGCAACTTCGTGGTGATCCAGCACGACAAGACCATCAGCACTGCGTACGGCCACATGTCGCGTTTCGTGAAGGGCCAGCACGTGGGTGAGCGCGTGCGCCAGGGCGAAGTGATCGGCTACGTGGGCATGACAGGGTTGGCCACCGGCCCGCACCTGCACTACGAGTTCCGCGTCAACGGCCAGCAGCGCAATCCGCAGACGGTTACCCTGCCGAAGCCCGAGCCCTTGCCCGCCGCGCAAATGGCGCGCTTCAAGGCTGACGTGGTCAAGCCGCAGCTGGCCCGCCTCACCGAACTGGACTCGCGCATCAGGCTGGCTCGCGCCAGCACGCCTGCCAACCACGACAACTGA
- a CDS encoding anhydro-N-acetylmuramic acid kinase: MDDDASATYLGLISGTSADSIDSVLVSFHRGMPQLLASHSHPWPGALRERMLALAQGESAPDLDALGRLDVEIAHGFAEAALELLERSGTPASAVRAIGSHGQTLRHRPGGDYPFTLQLGDPSVIAERCRIDVVADFRRADIAAGGQGAPLLPAVHAMLLARPGHARVVLNLGGIANITVLGADGSVLGFDTGPANGLLDAWCLRQRGESFDRDGGYAASGQADEALLAQLLDDPYFALAPPKSTGREYFHLDWLATHLRLAALQPADVQATLLELTARSVAAAITQHAPDAREVLACGGGVHNGALMRRLTELLAPRALLSTSRYGVDPDFLEATAFAWLARQRLLGLPGNLPSVTGARGPRVLGAIYSAPAAGSS; the protein is encoded by the coding sequence GTGGATGACGATGCGTCGGCGACTTATCTCGGGCTGATTTCCGGCACCAGCGCAGACAGCATCGACAGCGTGCTGGTCAGCTTCCACCGCGGCATGCCGCAGTTGCTGGCCAGTCACTCGCACCCCTGGCCCGGCGCGTTGCGCGAGCGGATGCTCGCCCTGGCGCAAGGCGAGAGCGCACCGGATCTGGACGCGCTGGGACGACTGGACGTGGAGATCGCCCACGGCTTCGCCGAAGCGGCGCTGGAGCTGCTCGAGCGCAGCGGCACGCCGGCGTCGGCTGTCCGCGCGATCGGCTCCCATGGCCAGACCTTGCGTCATCGGCCCGGCGGCGATTATCCGTTCACCCTGCAGCTGGGCGACCCCAGCGTCATCGCCGAGCGCTGCCGTATCGATGTGGTGGCGGATTTTCGTCGCGCCGACATCGCCGCCGGCGGGCAGGGCGCACCACTGCTGCCTGCCGTGCACGCGATGCTGCTGGCCCGACCGGGACACGCGCGGGTCGTGCTGAATCTGGGCGGCATCGCCAACATCACCGTGCTCGGCGCCGATGGCAGCGTGCTCGGCTTCGACACCGGCCCGGCCAATGGCCTGCTCGACGCGTGGTGCCTGCGCCAGCGCGGCGAGTCGTTCGATCGGGATGGCGGGTATGCGGCCAGCGGCCAAGCCGACGAGGCCCTGCTCGCGCAGCTGCTGGACGACCCCTACTTTGCGCTGGCGCCACCCAAGAGCACCGGCCGCGAATACTTCCACCTGGACTGGCTCGCAACCCATTTGCGGCTGGCGGCGCTGCAACCGGCCGACGTGCAGGCCACCTTGCTGGAGCTGACCGCGCGCAGTGTCGCCGCGGCGATCACGCAACACGCGCCGGATGCCCGCGAAGTCCTGGCCTGCGGCGGCGGCGTCCACAACGGCGCGCTGATGCGGCGGCTGACGGAGCTGCTGGCGCCCCGGGCGCTTCTCAGCACTTCGCGTTACGGCGTCGACCCCGACTTCCTGGAAGCAACCGCCTTCGCCTGGCTGGCGCGACAGCGGCTGCTGGGATTGCCGGGCAACCTTCCGTCGGTCACCGGCGCACGCGGTCCCCGCGTGCTGGGTGCCATCTATTCCGCGCCGGCGGCCGGTTCGTCGTAA
- a CDS encoding MFS transporter — MFLLGFSSGLPFLLVAGTLAYWLKENGIKLADITMIASAGMTYAFKFVWAPLLDHGRIPGFARLGQRRGWLLFAQLGVVIGLLAMALLTPAQLPLFVVATLVVAFFGATQDIAVDAYRIEIAPIEAQGALVATYSLGYRIGLLLAGAVALILADHLPWRTVYALMALAMAVPVATTLMAREPEVLRVRAARWRDAMRESVIDPFADFFRRYGWVLALVTLLFLLLFKMPEQATIGGIMSPFYRDMGFSKTEIGTITKIYGIWIGIVGVFLGGAAVARWGAWRPLGVTIVLCGCSNLLYLLLIAHPGNLLVLTLVISGENLTLGMLGPPTVAFLSSLVNRQHTATQYALLSSLVNLPGKLLGFFAGGIATATGYGGYFVITVLAVLPSMMLFAWLWRYFRGAERERLANESGN, encoded by the coding sequence ATGTTCCTGCTCGGCTTCTCCTCGGGGCTGCCCTTCCTGCTGGTGGCCGGCACGCTGGCGTACTGGCTGAAGGAAAACGGGATCAAGCTGGCGGACATCACGATGATCGCCAGCGCCGGCATGACCTATGCGTTCAAGTTTGTCTGGGCACCCCTGCTCGACCATGGCCGGATTCCCGGCTTCGCCCGGCTAGGGCAGCGCCGTGGCTGGTTGCTGTTCGCGCAACTGGGCGTGGTGATCGGGCTGCTCGCCATGGCGCTGTTGACGCCGGCGCAACTGCCCCTGTTCGTGGTGGCCACGCTGGTGGTGGCCTTCTTCGGCGCCACCCAGGACATCGCGGTGGATGCCTACCGGATCGAGATCGCTCCGATCGAAGCGCAGGGCGCGCTGGTGGCGACTTACTCGCTGGGTTACCGGATCGGTCTGCTGCTGGCCGGTGCGGTGGCGCTGATCCTGGCCGACCACCTGCCATGGCGGACGGTCTATGCGCTGATGGCGCTGGCGATGGCGGTGCCCGTGGCGACAACCTTGATGGCGCGGGAACCCGAGGTGTTGCGGGTGCGTGCCGCGCGCTGGCGCGATGCCATGCGCGAAAGCGTGATCGATCCGTTCGCCGATTTCTTCCGCCGCTACGGCTGGGTGCTTGCCCTGGTGACGCTGCTGTTCCTGCTGCTGTTCAAGATGCCGGAGCAGGCGACCATCGGCGGCATCATGAGCCCGTTCTACCGCGACATGGGTTTCTCCAAGACCGAGATCGGCACGATCACCAAGATCTACGGCATCTGGATCGGCATTGTCGGCGTGTTTCTCGGCGGCGCGGCAGTAGCCCGCTGGGGCGCCTGGCGGCCGCTGGGCGTCACCATCGTGCTGTGCGGCTGCAGCAACCTGTTGTACCTGCTGTTGATCGCCCACCCCGGCAACCTGCTGGTGCTGACCCTGGTGATTTCCGGCGAGAACCTCACCCTGGGCATGCTGGGTCCGCCGACCGTGGCGTTCCTCTCCTCCCTGGTCAACCGGCAGCACACGGCGACCCAGTACGCGCTGCTTAGTTCGTTGGTGAACCTGCCCGGCAAACTGCTCGGATTCTTCGCCGGCGGCATCGCCACCGCCACCGGATACGGCGGCTACTTCGTGATCACCGTGCTGGCCGTGCTGCCGTCGATGATGCTGTTCGCGTGGCTGTGGCGGTATTTCCGCGGCGCCGAGCGCGAACGGCTGGCGAACGAATCGGGCAACTGA
- a CDS encoding exodeoxyribonuclease III has translation MRIISLNANGIRSAATKGVFDWLRTQDADVVCLQETKAQENQLSDPMFRPDGHHCFYRDASSKKGYSGVAIYARREPDQVLTELGWDEFDNEGRYIEARFGNLSVVSLYFPSGSSGDERQQFKFKAMEWITPIFDQWLKSGRDYVICGDWNIVHTKNDIKNWASNQKNSGCLPQERAWLDLLFQQRGWVDSFRAIKPEAVEYTWWSNRGQARANNVGWRIDYQVCTPSLRERMQACSIYRDQRFSDHAPYIVDYAD, from the coding sequence ATGCGCATCATCAGCCTCAATGCCAACGGCATCCGCTCGGCCGCCACCAAGGGCGTGTTCGACTGGCTGCGCACGCAGGACGCGGACGTGGTCTGCCTGCAGGAAACCAAGGCGCAGGAAAACCAGCTGAGCGACCCGATGTTCCGCCCGGACGGCCATCACTGCTTCTACCGCGACGCCAGCAGCAAGAAGGGTTACAGCGGCGTGGCGATCTACGCCAGGCGCGAGCCCGACCAGGTGCTGACCGAACTGGGCTGGGACGAATTCGACAACGAGGGCCGCTACATCGAGGCGCGCTTCGGCAACCTCAGCGTGGTCTCGCTGTATTTCCCGTCCGGTTCCTCCGGTGACGAGCGCCAGCAGTTCAAGTTCAAGGCGATGGAGTGGATCACGCCGATCTTCGACCAGTGGCTGAAGAGCGGCCGCGACTACGTGATCTGCGGCGACTGGAACATCGTGCACACGAAGAACGACATCAAGAACTGGGCATCCAACCAGAAGAACTCCGGCTGCCTGCCGCAGGAGCGCGCGTGGCTGGACCTGCTGTTCCAGCAGCGCGGCTGGGTCGACAGTTTCCGCGCGATCAAGCCCGAGGCGGTCGAATACACCTGGTGGTCGAACCGTGGCCAGGCGCGCGCGAACAACGTGGGTTGGCGGATCGACTACCAGGTCTGCACGCCGTCGCTGCGCGAGCGCATGCAGGCGTGCTCGATCTATCGCGACCAGCGCTTCTCCGATCACGCGCCTTACATCGTCGACTATGCCGACTGA
- the pyrE gene encoding orotate phosphoribosyltransferase: protein MHDYQRDFIELALQREVLRFGEFTLKSGRQSPYFFNMGRIDSGAALAQLGRAYAAALVNADLPVDMLFGPAYKGIALAAATAIALAEQHRRDLPWAYNRKEAKEHGEGGVLVGAPLQGRVLIVDDVMTAGTAVRESLALIRAHGATPAGVLIALDRQERGLGQRSAAQEVAADHGIPVIAITSLDDVLAYAGEHPQLTAEHARLLAYRQQYGVQP from the coding sequence ATGCACGATTACCAACGCGACTTCATCGAACTGGCCTTGCAGCGCGAGGTGCTGCGCTTTGGCGAGTTCACCCTGAAGTCCGGACGCCAGAGCCCGTACTTCTTCAACATGGGCCGGATCGATTCCGGGGCCGCGCTGGCCCAGCTCGGCCGCGCCTACGCTGCCGCGCTGGTGAATGCCGACCTGCCGGTGGACATGCTGTTCGGCCCGGCCTACAAGGGCATCGCGCTGGCCGCCGCCACCGCCATCGCGCTGGCCGAGCAGCATCGGCGCGACCTGCCCTGGGCGTACAACCGCAAGGAAGCCAAGGAACACGGCGAGGGCGGCGTGCTGGTCGGCGCCCCGCTCCAGGGTCGCGTGCTGATCGTCGATGACGTGATGACCGCCGGCACCGCGGTGCGCGAATCGCTGGCGCTGATCCGCGCCCACGGCGCCACGCCCGCCGGCGTGCTGATCGCGCTGGACCGGCAGGAACGCGGCCTAGGCCAGCGCTCGGCCGCCCAGGAAGTGGCTGCCGATCACGGCATTCCGGTCATCGCGATCACCAGCCTCGACGACGTGCTGGCCTACGCCGGCGAGCACCCGCAACTGACCGCCGAACACGCCCGATTGCTGGCCTATCGGCAGCAGTACGGGGTTCAGCCTTGA
- a CDS encoding DUF4124 domain-containing protein has protein sequence MRRPLLIIAAIVLCASASAHAQNTGLRYKWHDGQGLVHFSDSLTTEAMKYGYELVNDRGLVVQRVSRQLNAQERAAANKLAAEQAAKDRAIQERANADAQMLSAYPDEESYQISLQQALDTYDQQINTTRINLRSQEKALTDLLGRAADIENGKETVPKALVDNIARQRNVVASLRDTLQRQQAARAQSVRQQTQLMAHYREVKAAQDKERSGE, from the coding sequence ATGCGTAGACCACTGCTCATCATTGCTGCCATCGTGCTGTGCGCGAGCGCTTCGGCGCACGCGCAGAACACCGGCCTTCGCTACAAATGGCACGACGGCCAGGGCCTGGTGCATTTCAGCGACAGCCTCACCACCGAGGCGATGAAGTACGGCTACGAACTGGTCAACGATCGTGGCCTGGTGGTGCAACGGGTGTCGCGCCAGCTGAACGCGCAGGAGCGGGCGGCCGCCAACAAGCTGGCCGCCGAACAGGCCGCGAAGGACCGCGCCATCCAAGAGCGCGCTAACGCCGACGCGCAGATGCTGTCGGCCTATCCCGACGAAGAGTCCTATCAGATCTCGCTGCAGCAGGCGCTGGACACCTACGATCAGCAGATCAACACGACGCGGATCAACCTGCGCAGCCAGGAGAAGGCGCTGACCGACCTGCTCGGCCGCGCCGCCGACATCGAGAACGGCAAGGAAACCGTGCCGAAAGCCCTGGTCGACAACATCGCCAGGCAGCGCAACGTGGTGGCCTCGCTGCGCGATACCCTGCAGCGCCAGCAGGCGGCGCGTGCGCAGTCCGTACGGCAGCAGACCCAGCTGATGGCGCATTACCGCGAGGTCAAGGCCGCCCAGGACAAGGAGCGCTCGGGCGAGTAG
- a CDS encoding phosphomannomutase/phosphoglucomutase yields MALNIAKERLSNLRVDWSTLLPLVGATVLLLVGLFCVWQTWLIADEGDAIDRVHQAQDQAVRAMSEEIVNQRRSIEKVLAGVDPTTLMSDPAQSAAALRQQLPQARKLELYSGDLAEVLRANYREFGYAKAAQLMAAQSADGLPPAQSVSYGSGDRRLSLVIPLGLPQQTQAWAWVELPFAPMKQRFDAISPAGGRLELRQGDDSGYIQLFSNGSNSAEIETTGKPVAGSAFSVGVGLPRAFIVLPRSVILSALLALLGLGGGGYLSWLRLRRQQVLVEPQEDELPLATPVPAAPETARRPRTSPAAPSPPPAAAPVPAATSVDPAIFRAYDIRGVVGKTLNADVARLLGQSIGTLMDEKGLREIVVGRDGRLSGPQLAAALADGLRDAGIDVIDIGAVPTPVVYYAAYRFNTGCGVAVTGSHNPPDYNGFKIVVGGETLSEGAIQDLYQRIASGALASGGSGGLRQVDVAPDYIEKIVSDVLAERRLKIVVDCGNGIPGAIAPQVLEGIGCEVVPLYCDVDGSFPNHHPDPSDPANLEDLILAVRQTGADLGVAFDGDGDRLGVVTQSGEIIYPDRLLMLFARDVLSRQPGATVIYDVKCTSHLKGQVLDAGGSPLMWRTGHSLIKAKMRETGAELAGEMSGHFFFKERWYGFDDGIYAAARLLEILAGDLQGRSPAEVFATLPKSVSTPELKVELAEGEHYRFMDKLRQQATFEDATLITIDGVRADWPDGWGLVRASNTTPALVLRFEADNAAALTRIEQVFRKQLLAVDPRLKLPFP; encoded by the coding sequence ATGGCGTTGAACATCGCAAAAGAGCGCTTGAGCAACCTCAGGGTCGACTGGTCGACCCTGTTGCCGCTCGTCGGCGCCACCGTGCTGCTGCTGGTGGGCCTGTTCTGCGTCTGGCAGACCTGGCTGATCGCCGACGAGGGCGATGCGATCGATCGGGTGCACCAGGCCCAGGACCAGGCGGTCAGGGCGATGTCCGAGGAGATCGTCAACCAGCGCCGCTCGATCGAGAAGGTGCTGGCCGGGGTGGACCCGACCACCCTGATGAGCGACCCGGCGCAATCCGCCGCCGCGCTGCGCCAGCAGTTGCCCCAGGCCCGGAAGCTCGAGTTGTACAGCGGTGACCTGGCCGAGGTGTTGCGCGCGAACTACCGTGAATTCGGTTATGCCAAGGCCGCCCAGTTGATGGCGGCGCAGAGTGCCGACGGGTTGCCGCCGGCACAGAGTGTTTCCTACGGCAGCGGGGATCGCCGGTTGAGCCTGGTGATTCCGCTGGGCCTGCCGCAACAGACCCAGGCGTGGGCGTGGGTCGAACTGCCGTTCGCGCCGATGAAGCAGCGCTTCGACGCCATCTCGCCGGCCGGTGGCCGGCTGGAGCTGCGCCAGGGCGACGACAGTGGCTACATCCAGCTGTTTTCCAACGGTTCGAACTCGGCCGAGATCGAGACCACCGGCAAGCCGGTCGCCGGCAGCGCCTTCAGCGTGGGCGTCGGTCTTCCCCGGGCGTTCATCGTATTGCCACGCTCGGTGATCCTGAGTGCGCTGCTGGCCCTGCTCGGGCTTGGCGGTGGCGGCTACCTGAGCTGGCTGCGTCTGCGTCGCCAGCAGGTGCTGGTAGAGCCGCAGGAGGATGAGTTGCCGCTGGCTACACCCGTGCCTGCCGCCCCGGAAACGGCGAGGCGGCCCCGCACTTCGCCGGCAGCTCCGTCGCCGCCGCCAGCGGCCGCCCCGGTGCCCGCGGCGACCAGCGTGGACCCCGCCATCTTCCGTGCCTATGACATCCGTGGCGTGGTCGGCAAGACCTTGAACGCGGACGTGGCGCGCCTGCTCGGCCAGTCGATCGGCACGCTGATGGACGAGAAGGGCCTGCGCGAAATCGTGGTTGGCCGCGATGGCCGGTTGTCCGGTCCGCAGCTCGCCGCTGCGCTGGCCGACGGCCTGCGCGACGCCGGCATCGACGTGATCGACATCGGCGCGGTGCCCACGCCGGTGGTGTATTACGCGGCCTATCGCTTCAATACCGGTTGCGGCGTGGCCGTGACCGGCAGCCACAACCCGCCGGACTACAACGGCTTCAAGATCGTGGTCGGTGGCGAGACCCTGTCCGAGGGTGCGATCCAGGACCTGTACCAGCGCATCGCCAGTGGCGCGCTGGCCAGTGGCGGCTCCGGCGGGCTGCGCCAGGTCGACGTGGCGCCGGATTACATCGAGAAGATCGTCTCCGACGTGCTGGCCGAGCGTCGTCTGAAGATCGTCGTCGACTGCGGCAACGGCATTCCGGGGGCGATCGCGCCGCAGGTGCTGGAAGGTATCGGCTGCGAGGTGGTGCCGCTGTACTGCGATGTCGACGGCAGCTTCCCGAACCATCATCCGGACCCGTCCGACCCGGCCAACCTGGAAGATCTCATCCTCGCCGTCAGGCAGACCGGCGCCGATCTTGGCGTGGCGTTCGACGGTGACGGCGACCGCCTCGGCGTGGTCACCCAGTCCGGCGAGATCATCTATCCGGATCGCCTGTTGATGCTGTTCGCGCGTGACGTGCTGTCGCGCCAGCCCGGCGCCACCGTCATCTACGACGTGAAATGCACCAGCCACCTGAAGGGCCAGGTGCTCGACGCCGGCGGCAGTCCGCTGATGTGGCGCACCGGTCATTCGCTGATCAAGGCGAAGATGCGCGAGACCGGGGCGGAGCTGGCCGGCGAGATGAGCGGGCACTTCTTCTTCAAGGAGCGCTGGTACGGCTTCGACGACGGCATCTACGCCGCCGCGCGACTTCTGGAAATCCTTGCCGGCGACCTGCAGGGGCGCAGCCCGGCAGAGGTCTTCGCGACCTTGCCCAAGAGCGTCTCCACGCCGGAGCTGAAGGTCGAGCTGGCCGAAGGCGAGCACTACCGGTTTATGGACAAGCTGCGCCAGCAGGCGACGTTCGAGGACGCCACCCTGATCACGATCGACGGCGTGCGCGCCGACTGGCCCGACGGCTGGGGTCTGGTGCGTGCATCGAACACCACGCCGGCGCTGGTGTTGCGCTTCGAGGCGGACAACGCAGCCGCGTTGACTCGCATCGAGCAGGTGTTCCGCAAGCAGCTGCTCGCGGTGGACCCCAGGTTGAAGCTGCCCTTCCCGTAG
- the dut gene encoding dUTP diphosphatase, with protein sequence MNIDVAMKILDPRLGDSIPLPQAATAGSAGMDLRAALEQPLTLAPGESALVPSGIAIHIDDPGWCALIVPRSGLGHKHGLVMGNLVGVIDADYQGPLMISCWNRGRESYTIAVGDRIAQLLLVPVAQARLHVVTEFAASQRGEGGFGSTGIR encoded by the coding sequence ATGAACATCGATGTGGCGATGAAGATCCTCGATCCGCGCCTGGGCGACAGCATCCCGCTGCCGCAGGCGGCGACCGCGGGCAGCGCGGGGATGGACCTGCGCGCCGCGCTGGAGCAGCCGCTGACCCTGGCGCCGGGCGAAAGCGCGCTGGTGCCCAGCGGCATCGCGATCCATATCGATGACCCCGGCTGGTGCGCGCTGATCGTGCCGCGCTCGGGCCTGGGTCACAAGCATGGGCTGGTGATGGGCAACCTGGTCGGGGTGATCGACGCCGACTACCAGGGGCCGTTGATGATTTCGTGCTGGAATCGCGGGCGCGAGTCCTACACCATCGCCGTGGGCGACCGCATCGCACAGTTGCTGCTGGTGCCGGTGGCGCAGGCGCGACTGCATGTGGTCACCGAGTTCGCAGCCAGCCAGCGTGGCGAGGGCGGTTTCGGCTCGACCGGTATCCGATAG
- the coaBC gene encoding bifunctional phosphopantothenoylcysteine decarboxylase/phosphopantothenate--cysteine ligase CoaBC, whose translation MSLAQRRILLGVSGGIAAYKSCELVRRLRDLDAEVRVVMTEGATHFVSPTTFQALSGQPVRVSLWDAQAEAAMGHIELARWAERILVAPASADLLARLAHGMADDLLTTLCLASAAPLYLAPAMNQQMWAHPAVQANMATLRRHGAHMLGPAVGDQACGDVGSGRMLEPHELRDALLASFGDRCLAGLKVVVSAGPTYEDIDPVRFIGNRSSGQMGFAVAAAAVAAGAEVTLVAGPVSLATPAGVHRRVDVRSAAQMHAAVIEAATHADVYIGAAAVGDYRPQEVSAQKLKKRDGGELVLHLDENPDILASLSAQTAHPFLVGFAAETHDVATYAQGKLRHKGLDMIAANQVGGGLGFEAADNALTLYWADGSIELPRAAKTELARQLVARVAERYRATRA comes from the coding sequence ATGAGTCTTGCCCAACGCCGCATCCTGCTGGGAGTGTCCGGCGGCATCGCCGCCTACAAGTCCTGCGAGCTGGTTCGCCGGCTGCGTGACCTCGACGCCGAGGTGCGCGTGGTGATGACCGAGGGCGCCACGCATTTCGTCAGTCCGACCACCTTCCAGGCGCTGTCCGGACAGCCGGTGCGGGTGAGCCTGTGGGACGCCCAGGCCGAGGCCGCGATGGGCCACATCGAGCTGGCGCGCTGGGCCGAACGCATCCTGGTGGCGCCGGCCAGTGCCGATCTGCTGGCGCGCCTGGCCCACGGCATGGCCGACGACCTGCTGACCACGCTGTGCCTGGCCAGCGCCGCGCCGCTGTACCTGGCGCCGGCGATGAACCAGCAGATGTGGGCGCACCCGGCGGTGCAGGCGAACATGGCGACCTTGCGCCGGCACGGCGCCCACATGCTGGGGCCGGCGGTGGGCGACCAGGCCTGCGGCGACGTCGGCAGCGGGCGCATGCTGGAACCACACGAGCTGCGCGATGCCCTGCTGGCCTCGTTCGGCGATCGCTGCCTGGCCGGCCTCAAGGTGGTGGTGAGCGCCGGGCCGACCTATGAAGACATCGATCCGGTGCGTTTCATCGGCAATCGCAGTTCGGGCCAGATGGGCTTCGCCGTGGCTGCCGCCGCAGTCGCGGCCGGCGCCGAGGTGACCCTGGTGGCCGGACCGGTCAGCCTGGCCACGCCGGCGGGCGTGCATCGGCGGGTGGATGTGCGCAGCGCGGCGCAGATGCATGCGGCGGTGATCGAGGCGGCGACCCATGCGGACGTCTATATCGGTGCGGCCGCGGTGGGCGATTACCGCCCGCAGGAAGTGTCGGCGCAGAAGCTCAAGAAGCGCGACGGCGGCGAGCTGGTCCTGCATCTCGATGAGAATCCGGACATCCTGGCCAGCCTTTCGGCGCAAACCGCGCACCCGTTCCTGGTCGGATTTGCCGCGGAGACGCATGATGTGGCCACGTATGCGCAGGGCAAGCTGCGCCACAAGGGGCTGGACATGATTGCGGCGAATCAGGTGGGCGGTGGCCTCGGTTTCGAGGCGGCCGACAATGCGTTGACGCTCTACTGGGCCGACGGTTCGATCGAGTTGCCGCGAGCGGCGAAGACGGAGCTGGCGCGCCAGCTGGTCGCCCGGGTGGCGGAGCGTTACCGGGCCACCCGTGCATGA
- the radC gene encoding DNA repair protein RadC, producing the protein MSIRDWPEGERPREKLLARGSSALSDAELLAVLLGSGSRGKDALALGRELLANAGSLGALLARPEQQIRVGGLGPAKRSRIAAALELARRSLAEQLQDKPSLGNPRDSGDFLRARLRHLPYEVFGCLYLDNRHRVLAFEELFRGTVDGASVHPREVVRACLQHNACAVILAHNHPSGVAEPSAADRAITHELRNALQLVGVRVLDHLVIGSGEPVSMAARGLI; encoded by the coding sequence ATGAGCATTCGCGACTGGCCCGAGGGCGAACGTCCCCGTGAAAAACTGCTGGCGCGCGGCAGCTCCGCGCTGTCCGATGCCGAGCTGCTGGCGGTGCTGCTGGGCAGCGGCAGCCGCGGCAAGGATGCGCTGGCGCTGGGCCGCGAGCTGCTTGCCAACGCGGGCAGCCTGGGCGCGCTGCTGGCGCGCCCGGAACAGCAGATCCGGGTCGGCGGACTGGGCCCGGCGAAGCGTTCGCGCATCGCCGCGGCGCTGGAACTGGCCCGGCGCAGCCTGGCCGAACAACTGCAGGACAAGCCCAGCTTGGGCAATCCGCGCGACAGCGGCGACTTCCTGCGCGCGCGCCTGCGCCACCTGCCTTACGAGGTGTTCGGCTGCCTCTATCTGGACAACCGCCACCGCGTACTCGCCTTCGAGGAGTTGTTCCGGGGCACGGTCGACGGCGCCAGCGTGCACCCGCGCGAGGTCGTGCGCGCCTGCCTGCAGCACAACGCCTGCGCCGTGATCCTTGCGCACAACCATCCTTCCGGCGTGGCCGAGCCCAGCGCCGCCGATCGGGCCATCACCCATGAATTACGCAACGCGCTGCAACTCGTCGGCGTGCGGGTGCTCGATCACCTGGTGATCGGCAGCGGCGAACCGGTATCGATGGCCGCTCGCGGCCTGATCTGA